The DNA window AGAGGACAAGACAATTAGACAGGGGGTCACGGTGCTAATCCCAGCTTCGCagctctgttctttattattcaATGTCTCGGAGATAGAATATGTTTGtatggttcaaaattcaaaataaccaAATCGCTTTATTAACAAAAGTAAGTCTCCTTCCTACCcctttctgcctgccactcaaTTTCCCTCCCATGAATGAACAAAGTTACACATATTGTGTGTATCCCtccaaaaaaattaagacaaaagagaataaaagatgtATTACATAGTCCTTTCTCACATTTTTACACAAATGGAAGCACACCATCCCACTGTTACGTACTTTGATTTTTCACCAATCTATCTGGGAGCTCTTTCCATGTCACTACCTAAAGGAATTTGGGGTGGCTGCACTGTAATTCATTTGACCCATCTCCTGTTGATTATTCCCAGTGTTTCTACAAGGGCACTCTTCACTTCTTGTCTGAGTTTCTCCTTCTGTAGTAGAAATAACAATTGTTTCTTCCCTGACACCCTGCGAACTCTTTCTGCTTTTAGTATGGTTGGCTGATTTGTCTCTGAATGTGTCTCATTGGGGTCAGTCCTTTCTTGTTCTCCAAGCTGAGAGGTCTGGTCCAGGTATCTCCCTTTCCTGATGAGGACACCAAGGCTCAGGGCATTTCAGTGACTTGCAGGAGTCACACTGTCAGGTGACCATGAACCAGGGTAGGACCCAGTCCCCTGACTGTTGGTGCAGGGATTTTATATCAGTGTTTCCTGGTCCCCTGAAATCTCCAGGCAAACCAGAAGGAACAGAGCTGGGCTGGGCCTCTTCAGGGGCAAGGAGCACCTAGAACTGGGGGTCACAGACACTCAGCAAGACCAAAGACCACTGATTGTTTCATGaagtattgaaaaataatttttagcacATGGGACATTTACACAAATTGCTTTATTGTTGCACTTTCTTCACTGTTCTACCAATGTGTGTGCGTATCCATGCATgcacgcgcgcgtgcgtgtgtgtgtgtaattcaaTTCAGTGGTACCCTACGGCTATAAGAGGTACAAGACACATAAAATGGGTGCCTGGCCTGCTAGGGGCCTGACAACCATCTGACAGGGAACACAGCATATGACAGGCAGTCAAGCGTGCTATACTAGATACACACCATCAGGAAACAACTCTCCATGACTATTTCCAGGTTACTATATACAACCAGGGCTTTCTGGTCAAAAATTACAGTCCATCTGGGTACAAAAAAGTGATTGCATGGCAAACAAGTCCTGGAAATTAAGATAGCACCTGCAGAGAGATCTAGACATCTTCCTGGAGATATTTGTTTATATTCCAGGGAGGTAAAGTAGAGACCAGAGATGACTGGTTTGCATTCCAGAGCAAAGgtctctcagtctctctgagTGCGAGGAGAGGCAAATGGGCCAGAAGCCCTATGTAAACTCCAAGTTTCAtaatttcaagatttcttttcctctcgTGTGGCGCAGGTCCAGCTGGGGAATTCGGTGTGGGGAACTCACGCAAGGTGCTTTGTGAGTAAATAAAAGGTCTGTTTCCTGTTCTACAGGTATTATCTCTCTGTTAGagggtgtgcgtgcgtgtgtgtgtgtgtgtgtgtgtgtgtgtgtgtgtgtgtaactgcaGCAGGCTAGCTGGTTAGCTTGGAAGGAAGGTATCTCAGAGTCCCCACAGTTTCAGAGCAAACAACGTATCAGTGCACTTTTTACTTAGCCTGCCTTGTCACGTGGCAGTGAGGAGCACAGGTCCTATAGTCAGAAAGCCTGGGTTCATATCTGCTTACAGGCTCTGTGAATCTCgggcaagtcccttaacctctctgtgccttggtttcctcctttataaagtgaagataataatagtgcctacctcacagggttattgAGAAGATTCTATGAGGTAACCCATGAAAACTGCCTAGCACCGTGCCTGGCTCGCTAAATGCTAAGTACTGTTATTGTCACATTCATAACAAAGTATTGAATACATGAGGGCACTGTTATCATCATCTTCActatcatcttcatcaccatcttcatcatcagTGTATATATATTCACTTCTCTATAACAACAAAAACTCCTCCTTCTTTATATGTCTTCCATAAACCCCAGTACGATACTAGCCTCTCAATGATTTcttaataaataagtgaataatacAGACGATGTTCTCTGAGCCACACACCACCCAGGGCTCACATTTCTCATCCCACTTCAACTTTAATAACCCAGAATTCTTCTGAATTGTCTCACTTACGTCATCTAACAAAGTCCTGGTCTGAAGAGTGATGTCTACGAAGAAAGAGCCCAGACTTTTCCCCTGGATCTTGCCCAAGATGATGGTCAGAGTCTTCATGCTCTCGTGGATGACTTCAGCACTCACAGGGTCATACAGGCCATGCACCAGCAGATCTAGGACAATTTTCTTGTACTTTCTCACCTGTTAACACAGTTTGAAAAGTATGAGTAATCCAGAAATTGTTCCCTGTGCGTTGAAGAGCAATCCCACTTCTAATAGTTCAATAACCTAGGACTTGGACTGAGATCGTGGCAGCAACGAATctcattaaaataacaaatgcttCCATTAACCTGATCCAAGAGCCAGCTCAGTcttggaagaaaaacagaaagagcaaTCTGGAGCTTGGTCTATGAGCAGATGAGGCCAGAAGGGCACGTCAAGGAGTGTGGTGGGCTGGATGATCTAGACATCTGGGGCATAGCAGATGCTTTTATCGGGGATGAGATGAAATGGTTACTGAAGTCAACAGATGTTGAAAGCAGAGGTGGGGAAAACATCTTTTACTAAACAGGCATAAagtattcaaaaatcaataaattcacCCAAGAGGGTGATGTCCAGGTGTGTGTTAATCCCATCTGCAGCTCTGTTCCCCAAGGCTGATAATACTGAGGTATGATGACCCCCAAATAACTCCAAATGAGTCATGCCCTTGTAGAGTCTCCTTCTATTGAGCGTGGAAAGAACCAGTGACTTTGCTTCTAATCTCTAGAATTTGACGACAGTGATGGGATATCATTCCCATGGTTACATTACATTACGTAAGAGTCTGCTTGAGCAGACATGAGTGGTAGAGGCTCTCCTCTTGGCCTTGAAGAAGGAAGTTCACATGCTCTAAGAGAACAGCCTCAAGGAGCGGAGCTGGCCAGTCAGCTAGAGAGCAGGGACCTCGGTCCTACAACTGGAAGGAGCCGTGTTCTTCCAATGGCCACAGAAGCTTAGAAGAGGAGCCCAGGCTTCAGAAAGGAATGCAGTCTGGCCCACACCTTGATGGTAGCCTTGTGAGATCCTGAGCAGAGGACCCGACTACGCCGTACCTAAACCCCTAACCCAAGGAAACCTCAAGAGGATGAATGCTAGGTCTGTGGTGATCTGTcacacagcaacagataactggTACATGAAGCGCTGTCTCCCAGTCTGAGACTCCAGGCCATGAGGGCTGGCCAGGTGCCACTTTCCTCCCCTACCTTGTCTGGCGTCTCACAGGCCATGGTTCCCAGGCCTCTCATTGCCATGTGACGCTTTTTAGCATTGGGGTCCAGGGCTCTTTCTGCCAAGATGGAGAACACATTCTTCAGAGATTCCTGCTTCTGAAACCTCAGTGTCCAAGAGACCTGGGTAGTAAGTCAAAAATGTATTgattgggggggcgcctgggtggctcagatgattaagcgtctgcctttggctcaggtcatgatcccagggtcctgggatcgagtcctgcatcaggctccctgctccgcggggagcctgcttctccctctgcctctctctctctctgtcttttatgaataaataaataaaatctttaaaaatacatactgaTTTGGGGAGCGTTCAGAGTCATACCCATACCAACCCCAATCCCTCCCTCTAAAGAAAATCCTGTGTGGCCTGCTCAACTTAGCCCATCTTTCTCCACCTAAAGACACCTGATTTTTGCTGGAAACACATTAGTTTGATGTACATCATGAAGAAAATggatggaagaggaaagagaaacaaataatgcaggGCTGGTGTTGAGGTAGGTTGGGGGAAATGTGGGGACAGGTACTCTAGGATCACTGAGAGTGGGCTAGAGCTCAGAGGAAAGGGggcttcggggcgcctgggcggctcagtcagttaagcgtctgtcttgggctcaggtcatgatgctcaggtcctgggatcgagccctgcattgggttccccacccactgcttgtgctttttcacacactctctctctctctctctgtcaaataaataaataaaatcatttaaaaaaaaaaaaagaaagaaagggggctTTAGACAGTTGATGTGAGCTGAGACCAGGGATCCTTCACAGACAAGAAATGCTCGGCTCCTTCCATCTCAAAGAAAAGCATTTCCCCAACTCTTCTTACTCCTCCAGCTCTTCCCCACTTTTCTGTTATACCTTGTAGCTAAACACCTTAAAAGATGTGTCTATACTTGTTTTCTCCAGTTTGTCTCTCCATTATCTCTTGAACCTTCTGCAGTCAGGTTGATGTGGCTAAATCCAAGGGTTAATTCTCAGTACTTGTCTTCATCAGCCTCTCAACAGCATTTGACCCAACTAGCAAACCACATGTACAAACATCTCAGGGCACCTAAAGGATGTCCCACCCCAGAATGCATACATCTGAGCAACTAAGATTAGGAAAAGAAACGCATAAGTAATGCAAATTGGGAAACCCAATGTGGCCAATGAAGGAAGCTACTTCAGGGACGGAACTCTCACTGCAGGGCAAGGGGCGGGTTACCTCTGTCGTGAGCCTATGAGACCAGGCAGGCCCCAGTGTTCTGTGCTTCACACAACACAGCAACATGTGCCGACATCAGAACTAAGACAATGCAGGATCCAGACAAGATCCAGGAAAAAAACCACCTCCTCACCATCCTGGGGAGCGAGGGGCTGCAGACTGGACCCACAGTCCTATTCGGAATTTGGATGATCACCAGGTCTCATCTTTATTTCTCAGTATGCATTGCAGTTCATTCTATACCTTTATGATTAAGTGAGCAGCAAGTTAAATTCCTCCCATCTTATCTTGCATTTGGTCCGTGTTATAAGAAGTGTCATTAAGCTTTTTTCAGAAGCACCTCAGCCAAGCCACCACAACTAATGCAGACCAGACACTGTTACATGTGGTTGTTGGGAGGGACCtctgtttataatattttgtgacaGACCTTGGAAAAGAAGGACATCATTGACGTCCTTTTCTTCTTGGGCTGGGTGGTGGGGACCGGCAGGGGCTGGCCCAGGATTCCTCTCTGCGTTTGATCCATggaactaaaagaaaacagaatcatcATGTGAGCCACAAACCCTCTGCCAAGCCTTGTCACAACAAGCAGTGTCACACAAAACACTATGCCAGGGTAAGAACATAAAGAAGCAACATCCCAGAGGCCTGTCCTTTAGGAGCCTGTCCCATTGGTGAGGAGATGGAACAGTCCCATCAAAAGATAaagagcggggggtgggggggtgggagggatggggtggctgggtgatagacattggggagggtatgtgctatggcgagtgtgtgaattgtgcaagactgtggaatcacagatctgtacctctgaaacaaataatgcagtacatattaagaaaaaaaaaagaagaagatagcaggaggggaagaatgaagggggggaaatcggagggggagacgaaccatgagagacgatggattctgaaaaacaaactgagggttctagaggggaggggggtggggggatgggttggcctggtgatgggtattaaagagggcacgttctgcgtggagcactgggtgttatgcacaaacaatgaatcatggaacactatatccaaaactaatgatgtaatgtatggtgattaacataacaataaaaaatttaaaaaaagataaagagcaGGAGGAAATGCAGCAGGGGCATCCAGACGGTCTGTCCCATGGTTCCCATTCCATCCAAGAGCCTTCTTGTACCAGaatcaccaaagaaatgaaataaagattcTGGGCCCCACCTACACAGATTCTCATGAGTTAAAGTAAAATGTTGCCTGAaactctgtgtttttaaaagatgtccaggaatgtaaattggtactgCATTTTAGAGGGGATCTTGATGTCATCTCCTCTAATTGTGAAATGCACATATCTTTCAGCCATTCTTGCATCCCACAGATACACTGGTACATCATCTACTCAAAGACATACGGATAGGATAGGCCCTACCACTTTGTAATGAACAATCTAATGTCCTTTACTAATTGTAACTagtcatttaatataaataagttAGACCTATCTATTACAACTACACAACTACAGATGGCCACAGTGttgtaattaaaaagaatattgggcaaaaaaaaaaaacactaaaaaatactttaaaaaaaagaaaaatctatatagataatatatgttaataaacataattttttggaaggaaaaagaagaatattgGGCAGATCTACCTATGCTAAAATGATCTCCAAAACATACTG is part of the Zalophus californianus isolate mZalCal1 chromosome 14, mZalCal1.pri.v2, whole genome shotgun sequence genome and encodes:
- the MRO gene encoding protein maestro isoform X1 is translated as MDQTQRGILGQPLPVPTTQPKKKRTSMMSFFSKVSWTLRFQKQESLKNVFSILAERALDPNAKKRHMAMRGLGTMACETPDKVRKYKKIVLDLLVHGLYDPVSAEVIHESMKTLTIILGKIQGKSLGSFFVDITLQTRTLLDDENDNLRYSAFVLFGQLAAYAGRKWKTFFTSQVKQTQDSLLIHLQDRNPQVAKACKTTFRACSPYLKERKENSFQTEEDQRNPKLCRQLSHYHPELLQFLYANKIL
- the MRO gene encoding protein maestro isoform X2 produces the protein MDQTQRGILGQPLPVPTTQPKKKRTSMMSFFSKVSWTLRFQKQESLKNVFSILAERALDPNAKKRHMAMRGLGTMACETPDKVRKYKKIVLDLLVHGLYDPVSAEVIHESMKTLTIILGKIQGKSLGSFFVDITLQTRTLLDDENDNLRYSAFVLFGQLAAYAGRKWKTFFTSQVKQTQDSLLIHLQDRNPQVAKACKTTFRACSPYLKERKENSFQTEEDQRNPKLCRQLVKPAAV